The Trichosurus vulpecula isolate mTriVul1 chromosome 4, mTriVul1.pri, whole genome shotgun sequence genome contains a region encoding:
- the LOC118847787 gene encoding ubiquitin-conjugating enzyme E2 D2-like, translating to MALKRIHKELNDLARDPPAQCSAGPVGDDMFHWQTTIMGPNDSPYQGGVFFLTIHFPTDYPFKPPKVAFTTRIYHPNINSNGSICLDILRSQWSPALTISKVLLSICSLLCDSDPDDPLVPEIAWIYKTGREKYNRIAWEWTQKYAM from the coding sequence ATGGCTCTGAAGAGAATCCACAAGGAGTTGAATGACCTGGCACGTGACCCCCCAGCTCAGTGTTCAGCAGGTCCTGTTGGAGATGACATGTTCCATTGGCAAACTACAATAATGGGGCCAAATGATAGTCCCTATCAGGGTGGAGTATTTTTCTTGACAATTCATTTCCCAACAGATTATCCCTTCAAACCACCTAAGGTTGCATTTACAACAAGAATTTACCATCCAAATATTAACAGTAATGGCAGCATTTGTCTTGATATTCTACGGTCACAGTGGTCACCAGCACTAACTATTTCAAAAGTACTCTTGTCCATCTGTTCTCTGTTGTGTGATTCCGATCCAGATGATCCTTTAGTGCCTGAGATTGCATGGATCTACAAAACAGGTAGAGAAAAGTACAACAGAATAGCTTGGGAATGGACTCAGAAGTATGCGATGTAA